CTTGTTTTAATGATGgagaaaaattaaaatgaatgTCAGAAATCCAGTGCTTCATTTTAGAGTTGTAGTATTGTGATATTGGATGGCTTGTGAATTTTTTTGATTGCGTTGTTAGGTTGCAATGAGAGCTCTGGGATTTGATGTAAAGAAAGCAGATGTCTTGAAGATTCTCAAAGATTATGATCGGCATAGCACTGGCAAAATTTCTTTCGAGGACTTCAGTGAAGTTGGTAATTCCTTTCATTCTCTATACACAGACATGTTTTTAATTTGTAGAGTTCCCATTTCGGCATTAGGAGAATGTGTTTTTCCCTGACTATGAAATCCAATTTGGATctttttgtattgcattgaatttgaAGCACAGAAGAATACCATTTGGCTGTCCTGGTCCATTCTGTTGTTTATGCTTCATACAAACTCCATTCACTGTCTTAGTCTGATACTTCCACAATACTTACCCACACTTATTAATATTAACCTGGCTTCCCCTCCATGGGATATGTATTGACATTGGGAATCACTACTGGTTAAACTTCAAGATTTAAGTTCTGTGCCTGGAAGTTGGGCCCATTTGTGCCTTTTTCGTATTGAAGTATCTGCACATTTCCTGTTGAAGTACTGTTCTTTGGGATGTTTGACCAGACATTTTCCGCCAAGATTTTCCCTAATGCAGATTTTGTTCTGACAACTTTTAAATGTAATATCATTTTGCAGCTTGTGATTTAGCAACAAAAATATAATCAAAAAGCTGTAGCTTCGTAACTTTTTATAAGCATTTTATTGCAAGACGCTAAGATTTTGGGTGTGTTAGAGTGAGCATCATTTTGTAACTACAGTTTCTGGATTCCTTGATCTATGGACTTTATGGTGATCTTTAGGATTGGGGACCACTCAAGGGCATGAGACTTGATCAAATCCTGTGTGCAAACTTTGATCTTAACTACCAGAGACTTTCCACTTAATGTCCGTTGAATTCAGTTTTCAGAGCGCCTTGATGCCACACAGTCAAGTATTGTGTTGATGTCGAGGTGGCAGCTCTCACTTCATCTCTGGTGTTAAAATCCAGTCAAGAGTTAAATATGATTTCTCTTTGGTCCATTTCCTCTTTGGGATGAGATTTGTAAAATACAaccaaaggttttttttttaaacagtttgTAGATAGTTCTACAAGGGAGGTACTGTTCTTTACCTCATCTTTGGGAATGAGGTCAGGTAAGTGAAAAGTGCCTATGGAGGAATCCTTAGGAATCAGTAACCATAGTTTGGTAAGTCTCAAGGAAATCATGGAAAAAGAGAATGTTGGAAAATAAGGAAAGGAGGATTTCAGTTGTGTGAAGATCTGGCAAAAGTAGATTGTTCCTCCCTTGCAATGTCTGATAAGCAGGAGGCGTCTAAGCAAGGGCTCGAATGTTATGTTGTAGCTGTATGTAACTTTGGTTAAGTTACAGTTAGATTATGGTGTACAGTACTAGTCACCACACCTCAGAAAAGATGTGATAGTGTtagagagagtccaaaggagattcaccagtatgtttTCTGGAGTCGATGATGTTAATTGCAGGGAGAGATGGGATACGTGGAGTTTGTTCTTGCTGTAGTATAGGAGGTTGAGGATGAACTTCAATTTGTACAGGATGGAggtgcatagatagggtagatggttGGTCTTTTTTCCCAGAGTGAGTGAGCCTAGAGAGCAGAGGTTTAAAGTGAAAGGGGAGAGCAAGTTGTTCTACACTAGGTAGTTGCTATCTGGAGAGAGCTTCCAGAAGGAAAGTTAGAGATAGATACAAGTATGATGCTCAAAGAcatgtggactgaagggcctgatttGTGCATTACAGCTCATTAACCAAGTAGAAATGGAGACTGATCACAGCTCCTCAGCAAATGAGCTGTTTGTGCTTGTATGCAGCAAGAACCTACACAGTATTCATGCATAGGCTGAtaaatgaccataagacatagaaaacggaattaggctattcagcccatcgagtctgctcagccattccatcatggctgattctggattccattcaaccccattcacctgccttcctgccatatcctttgatgccctgaccaatcaggaaacgatcaacttctgccttaaatatacccacggacctggcctccatcacagtttgtggcagaacattcccCAGAATcaatactctctggctaaaaaagaattcctccttacctctgttctagaaggtcacctctcaattttgaggctgtgccctctagttctggatacccccaccataggaaacattctttctaCATCCACcctccctttcaacattcagtaggtttcaacaagatcccccAGAATTtttctaaattgcagtgagtataggcccaaagctgccaaatgttcctcatattttaaccccttcattcccaaaattGTCCTCGTGAAACTCCTCtagactttctccaatgacaacacatcttttaggttttctatgtttctatcctttctgagatatggggcccaaaactgttgacgatactccaaagtgtgacctgactagtgtcttataaagcctccgcattatctccttgcttttatattctactccccttgaaataaatgccaacattgcatttgctttctttaccacgtTAACAGTACGATTGAAAATGGCAGGTGACCATTCCCACAAGAGAGTCTAGCCATGTATCCTTCACTTACAGTGGCATTAACGTCAACATCCTGGAGAAGCAATGGAACAGAACCCCAAATAGATCAGACACAGACACCATGGCTTTAAGAGCAGGCCAGAGGCAGGTCATACATTCAGTGACCTGAAACTCCCTAGAGCTCTATGCAAGTCAGGAATATGATGCACCCCTAATACCTATGACCTCTACCATCATGAGTTCTGCACTATTGCCCAGTGGAACTACACTTACAGAGTCTCTGGGAAAAATATTGTTaatccttcattgtcactggatcCTGGAactatatggtgacgtatacttTGATGGTAAATTTACATCATGCCAAAGGAATATCTTTACAAAAAAGTATAATGGTTGAAAGTGTTTCAAGACCTTCTCAAGAACAAAAACCTAAGTGAATCAGTGAAACATAAAGGGAGGTAGACTATAAAATTATCTTGAAAGCACAAATACTTCAATTATCCATCTTGGTTTTGTGACTCTGTGGTATTAGCTCAAAAAAACCAAGTTGCTCATTTTAGCATGCTTGGAGAATCCTATTTCAAGGTACTGATTCGTAATGAAATGTTATTTCATCCTTCCTCCCCTCCTTCAGAGATGAAGGTTATGTAGTGATCTCTAAACTGGACTCGATGATACTGAATGTTGATCATGATTAAAAATAGAATGTGGTGCAGCTGTGCTGTACAGCATTGTGAACTTGCATTTGCCAAGGGCTTTAATGACGTGGGGTGGAGAGAAGCCAGGACACTTTAATTTCACCTAAATCAAAATTTTAAATAGAAAGAAGAGTCTTGATATGGGATTTCCAGATCTGATCCCTGGCTAGTTCAGCTGAGTTTCTAGTTAATGAAAAATCGCAGGATGTTGGTGTTGGAGAAAAATAGTGATGCCATTAAATATCAATGTCCATCAGCCCAAACCTTGATGTTATTTTTGGTCTTTGCACACACAAGCATGGTGTGTTTCATTTGTTGAAAAGATGTGAAAAGACTTGAATGTTGTAGAGTGAACATTCCCATTTCACAGGGAAaaaagggttgagagggataataaattggccatgatggaatagtggagcaggctctACAGACTGactggcttacttctgctcctatatcttatgatctgaATTTCTGGAAGGAAGGTTATTGATGAAGCAAAGGCCTGCAGCTGAGTGGTCTTAGTGACACCCATAGTGATGTCAGTGAgcagtatggacaagggaagcacaggagcgcctacaggactgcttagAATCGGTGGATTctactgtattcagggattcatctttaaacctggatgagtatgctactgttgttaccaacttcattaaatcCTATGTGGGtgagacttactgtacatttccaaaccagaaaccgtggatgaaccaggaggtacgtcatctgctcaagtctggcaacccaggcctgtaccagtaaaccagatatgatttgcggagacacgaggaaacctgcagatgccagttctgacaaagggtctcggcccaaaacgtggactgtacctttccctatagatgctgcctggcctgctgcgtccaccagcattttttgtgtgtgttgctatgatttgcagagggctatttcaagggcaaagagacaatttcgaatgaggttggaggtgacatcggatgcaccgTAACTCTGGCAGGATCTGTaagacattatttcctacaaagcgaaacccaatagcatgaatagcagtgatgcttcactaccagatgaactcaatgccttctatgcacgctttggaagggatgtgaagatccctgctgcacctgatgacactgtgatctccgtctcagaggccgatgttaggctgcctttaaagaaagtgaaccctcgcaaggcggaaggccccgatggagtacctggtaaggctctgaaacccTGTGCGAATCAACTactgggagtattcaaggacattttcaacctcttactgcaatgggtggaagttcccacttgcttcagaaaggcaacaattatatcaacaCCTAAGACGGGTGTCAAACTACCGACCCACAAAGGGGTCCAGTCTGGTCCGTGGGAAtgatttgggggaaaaaaaagtatattcacgacaatttattatgtatctgtacggcagccgctctctgtctccctcaccgctctctctcccactgctgtctgtgccacCTGCTGCGCTGGCAGCTTGTGTGTACTTAGAAAACAATAGACGGCAGTTAACCACCCGCAGCGTATAAGCACCTACCACTCTGCACTGAAGACCATTAGGGCCCCACTTACATCGTCAGACACAGTATAAACACACAGAGTACTCAGGTAAGTAACACCTGTAGCAAAGCTGAgactgtttgctgctgtggttcaaaatgctttcccagaaaagaaaagttgacatcGAAGGTCGGATAGTCAACGATAATTGGCAAGATAGTTATTTCTTCTGTGAGGTCAATGGCAAACCTGTGTGTCTGATATGCTCGCAACAAGTGGCTGTGGCAAAAGAATACCATGTCAAACGACACTGAGACGTCACATGGAGAAAAATATGACAAGTACGTAGGACGACTCAGTACGCAAAAGGTAAACGAGCTTGAAGCAGGTCTGAAAAAAGCAGCAATCAGTGTTCACCAGAAGTCGagagactcatgatggagctgtcaaagccagctatattattgccaacaaaatagctgctgcgtcgaagccatactcagagggagaattcatcaaagcatgcaggctgacggcggctgagctggtgtgccctaagagacaggcttttggtaatatcagcctgtcaagaaatactgtggcagagagaattggggaccttgcaggagatttgaacagtcaactaaaagacaaagtgaagtcATTTATTGCCTTCTGTATTGTAATTGATGAGAGCAATGACGTGACTGATGTAGCTCAATGGGGAATATTTATTCGTGGTGTTGATGCATCTTTGACCGTCAccgaggagtttgtggagatggtgcCCATGACAAACACCACAACGGCGAAAGACGTTTTCTCCAGCCTTGTCGAGGCCTTAGACAGACTGGGGGTTGCCTGGAGTCACACTGTCAGCATGGCAACAGATGGCACACCATCCATGGTCAGAAAAAAGGCAGGTGTTGTTGTGAAACTCGGAGAGAAAGTTCAGACAGAGAATCCAGagcaggaattctggaattttcattgtattataTACCAAGAGGCGTTATGTAGCAGAAGGctgaaaatggacaatgtcatggatgtagtaatcaaaacggttaattttattagagctAAGGGGCTCAACCATCAGCAACTTGACACTCTTTTGTCCGAAAGTAATATCGGACACGgcctaccctaccacactgaagtccGCTGGTTGAGCAGAGGGGTTGTGCTCAAACGTTTTTTTCAATTACCTGCGGAAATTGGACTATTCATCAACGAGAAAGGGAAGCCAGTGGCAGAGCTGGATGTCCCAGACTGGCTTCATGATCTTGTATTTTTGGTGGGTATAACAGAGcacttaaatgtgcttaatgttaaCATGCAAGGCCGCAACAAACTTGTTACGGAATACTATGACAGCATTCATGCCTCTCAAATTAAATTAGACCTGTGGGAGATGCAACTGTCCCGGAGCAACccagctcatttcccctctttgcagtcTGTGTGTGTCACTCCTGGGAATAACAAcaacatggacaggtacaaggacaaaatatcatggctgaaaagtgagtttcaggatcgtttccaagtcttcactcagctcgagaaggaactctcactattttgctcgccgTTTGCCGTCAACACAGCATcagatgtgctggaggaactccaaatggaactaattgaagttcagtgtaactcggctttgaaatataaatttgagactgtgggtctggactcattctatctatatactactaagactctcatgctctgtctgtctgtttgtcacctccaattagtgcaaacggtgcattacagcgacACTTTTTTTGGCTGAATTgaattaaaatgcactaacttacagaatgcaggcaaagttcagggttatatattcgtataaaattgctcatttgccaaaataaacaggctcccttttaactCGAGACCGGAttggccatcatggaaattgggTTGCGACAGCTCgatgcatgcgcacggccaggtctcagcagtgacacctaccggagcaaaagggcagggcagcacTATTTCgtggggtcacattctgctaatccccaccatcagcatgtgcaggattgggactgatctaactgccacccatcagtaagagataattaaatcttattgtaatgacgtacttcgagacacccataaaaccctttgctgcagtcaaaagacAGCGGTGAccatatcacgtccatttaggagagtgccaaccacatcatcaagaataatcagtatCCTTTGGTgatactgcttcgtatcttctatccagcattagggtaaaaaaaaaattggtcagcctaattatgccacgtggaaagggaagggggacattatggtcaagagatgatgccaaacgtcatcgggaagtggcaaggagagcgagagaacaagaatcggatgaggccagggctgcacgactccaggatcaaagagtcaggacaaaaaaagatgagagaagaagagacagaggaggagaggcatgcataggagaggaggagagatagtaagagatttgaaagtaggagggggagagggtgatctgaaatgataggagaagacaggaggggaggggtggatctaagagctggaaagttgatcaaatctcttactatctcttctttcagttagtcctgacgaagggtcccggcccaaaatgtcggctgtacctcttcctatagatgctgcctggcctgctgcgttccaccagcattttttgtgtgtgttgcttgaatttccagcatctgcagatttccttctgTCTGCCCTGatgttgacaggctggttaaagccaagagatgtcaggtgtctggaaacagcaagtgaaaaatgagtgacactgttcgatgcactgcgacatgtaagcaaaatgcattatgaaatattgagtgtcacAATATTGCGgttcattcattttctgacttctattattgtaaatgtgatcacttcaataaaaattagaggctaactgtgttcattgtctgagtttgattgctggtagcaggctaataaaaattaggtgcagttgtgtagcctacatttacaatttgtttcgtTAAGTCGACATTTGTGGCTGTTAATGTTCGATTTCAAATGGATTATTAATGGAAAGTGTgtggctcccaaaacaatctctctcatcactactttcttgtagcctacaattgtaagttaataccaatcataaaaataatgcttgctaggcaatctacttcataagaaacaaaattcgtaaagtgaaacactttgtagttatagcagagactgagacacatgaGAGCAGGTTGAATAAATGAAGGCAACGAAAGCTGTGGGAGCACGCATACGTGCTCAACTGATCCGACCCGCATGAAGTCGCATTTTGCCCAATCTGGCCTGTGACCTAAAATGAGTTTGACACCCCTggcctaagaagaataacatgggctgccttaataactattgcccggtagcactcacatcgacagtgatgaaatgcttttgagaggttggtcatgactagactgaactcctgcctcaacaaggacctgaacccattgcaatttgcctattgccacagtaggtcaacggcagacgcaatctcaatggctctccacacggctttagaccagctggacaacacaaacacctatgtcaggatgctgttcattgactgtaactcagcatttaataccatcattcccacattcctgattgagaagttgcagaacttgggcctctgtacctccctctgcaattggatcctcgacttcctaactggaagaccacaatctgtgcagattggcgataacatatcctcctcgctgacgatcaacactggcgcacctcatgggtgtgtgcttagcccactgctctactctctatatacacatgactgtgtggctaggcatagctcaaatagcatctataaatttgctgactatACAATcatcgttggtagaatctcaggtggtgacgacagggcgtacaggaatgagatatgccaactactggagtgatgctgcagcaacaacctggtactcaacatcagtaagatgaaagagctgattgtggacttccggaagggtaagacgaaggaacacataccaatcccagagagatcagaaatggagagagtgagcagtttcaagttcctgggtgtcaagatctttgaggacctaacctggtcccagcatattgatgcagctacagtataaagaaggcaagacagcatgtatacttcattaggagtttgaagagatttggcatgtcaacaaatacactcaaaaacttctatagctgtaacgtggagagcattctgacaggctgcatcactgtctggtatggagggggctactgcacaggaccaaaggaagctgcagaaggttgtaaatctagtcagctccatcttgggcactagcctacaaagtacccaggacatctttagggagcagtgtctcataaaggcagcatccattattatggacctccagcacccagggcatgcctttttctcactgttaccatcaggtaggaggtacagaagcctgaaggcacatactcagctaTTCAGCAACAgttttccccctctgccatcttccattttcttttctgttttaaatataccaatcTGTGGGTTTTAGAACTAATAGTGATGTATATTTAAACCTAGCGAGTTCACAGCTGCAACTTCTAAAGCTAGTTTCTCCTCTAATTTGGAAACTGTATGAAAATTAGTTACATTTAATGTACGATATTCTGCTATTTTACTGGATAGTGACCGACTGGATTTTGGACAGAGATCCAAGAGAAGAAATGCTAAAAGCATTCAAACTGTTTGATGATGATGACTCTGGTAAAATTAATCTTCGTAACTTGCGCCGAGTTGCAAGAGAGCTTGGTGAAAATATGAGTGATGAAGAGCTACGTGCGATGATTGATGAGTTTGAtaaagatggagatggagagagtaagTGAATTTTTAAGTCATTTTCAGTAATTTAAAATTGGCAATGAATAATGTCACCAACTGAGCAAAATGCTGTTAATCTTTTGTTCAATCTAATGTATTTTTCATAATACAAAACTTCTGTTGTTCTTTTAATTATTTACTGTATCTTAGAACATAAAAGTTTTTCTTGACTTTGAAGGACTGTGAAAGAAGACCTATTTAGTATGTTTGAGAATAATCAGATTCATTTTTGACCTATTTGGCACCTTCAAATAACGTTTTTGGTACTTGTTACTGGAATGGCACATTGGCACAGGTAGTAGAGTTGCTGCTGCACAGCTCCAGCAACTTGGGGTTTAGATGTGTGGAtttgtagattaattggccactgtaaattgcctcaaGTATGTAGATGAGTGGCAAATCTGAGAGAAGGAATTGAGCAGAATGTGGGGGAATAGATTACAGGGAACATTAGTGGAAGAATACAATTGCTGTTGGGTTGGCATGGACCTGATAAGACTGCAACAATCATTTCCTATGCTGTATGGAAATACTGTAGTCCTAAATCCTTTGTTATTGTACACTTTTACATTCTATATCTAGAATAGAGTAATTCTGTAAGAATAGGTGACACAAAATCTGCTGTAGTGTTTTGTATTCTTGAGTACCTTTACCTCTACTGTTTTCTGGAGCAGCTGAGCTGAGACttaattgtttttttcttttagcAAAGTAACCAAAATAACTTAGCAGTATTTCCTTGTTCCAATAGTCAGTTTCAAGTATTTTATCAAGCACTTCAGCAACCCATTACGATATTGGGAGGAGGACATTCTGAGAAAACATTTAAAGGATATGCAATAACTTTTGGCTATTGCCATATGGCAATATTAAATCCCTGAGGTTCCCTTTTGCATGTCAGATTGTCTAGTTACCTTTTTGCTTAGATATTTCCTTATCAGACCCTTATAAACTATTGTAAATGTCATTCAGATTTGTTTTTTAAAACGTGTTACAGATACTTCCAAATTTGTAATGTATATTGTCTTCGTAGTTGAACTATTAACTGATTtataatttgattttatttttcattttcttgATGTTTGACACATTTTTTCTGATTCCAGAAAGAGCATGAATATTTCTTACAATCTAATGAGATAATGTACAGTATGTATAATGTGCAGAGTGTCTGTATCTTTGTCTCTAGTATAATATAAAATTTGAATGTTTTACACTAAAAAAATCTCTTATAGCAGGGTCATGACATTGAGAAATCTGTAGACTCTTTGTTAATCCATATAATACAAGATGATCACTGGCTCTGCATAGAAACTGAGCAGATGTGACATCAAGAAAATTCAAATGAAACCAACTAGACATCCCTGTTTATGCTTCTTCGTGTACTGACCTGGTGCCTGAAGTGAATCATGTTTAATTCCTttctagtttaaaaaaaacttctgttGCAAAATTGTtcataaatgtttttttttaagttaaccAGGAAGAATTCATTGCCATTATGACTGGAGACATCTAAGCCTTTTTATGGAAAAGCAAAGTGACTGCGGAATATTGAACAACTTCATGATATAACAGACTTTAGTTGCAtaagaaagggaaaagaaaacattcAATATCTTTGTATAAAGCCAAATACATTTGTATCGAACCTTGCTTTTGAGTGAAAGAATTCTAAATTGCTTTGTATATTTGTCCTGAGTTTGTATTTATAAACTATTTAGATTAAATAAAATTACTTTTGCCACTTATTGGTAATGGTAGAAACATGTTGCACTTGAGGCATTCCTATCAATATTTTGATATATTTTACTGTAAGTAGTCTTAATAAAAAAATTATAATTCCTGCACCaaagtttttatttattttcaaattttGAAGTTTAAATGTGAggggagtttagaaaaatggatCATTCTGTTGCGTGCCAAATATTGTCTGCCAAAACCTGTCTGGAAGTGAGGCAATGCTTTTAACTCTTACCAACTAATACTGAATCCATCAGTGAACTGATGTTGTTTTTATTAGAAGAGGAAAATTACCAAATTAGAAGATagaaaagattagttttatttgtcacatgtacaataaaacatgaagtgaaatgtgttgtttgtgttaaatcaaatcagcgaggattatgCTGTAGACAGCCAGCAAGTATTGCCACACTTTTGACACGGACGTAGCATGCCTgtaacttactaaccttaacccgtATGTCTgaggaatgcgggaggaaaccagagcatccagaggaaacccacatgatcacaggaagaacatagaaactccttacagacagtgactggAATTCAACCCAATCAGTGATAGCAGACGCTATAAAgcagttgtgctaaccactatactacagGGCCACACACTTAGTGCCCATGAGGAAATGAACTGAGACCACCCTACTTCATCTTTTAGGGTTAGTATTGATGTGCAGGGATATATAGCCAATCTTTTATTTGTCATAGAAGTGGGTTTGGATCTGGAAGAATGCAAGGCAGAAATAAAATGTTAAGAAGACATAGATATTAGGATGCCAAAGATATGCTTAATTCAAATGTTGTTATGCATATAAATAATATATATCTTAAGGAAAGTGGTATTACTGGAAAATTCAGGTTACTCATGACTTCCATGGAGTTACAAAAACTGCAGGTACTGTATACTTAAAAGATTTTGATGTTAGTAGTAAAGATGCCATTTAATGCTTAGCCCTTAATTGCCCTTGAAGGCAGGTTACTACCTTGAGCTACTACCTTGAGCCATTTAT
The genomic region above belongs to Mobula birostris isolate sMobBir1 chromosome 17, sMobBir1.hap1, whole genome shotgun sequence and contains:
- the cetn3 gene encoding centrin-3 isoform X1, which translates into the protein MSVALRTELNMDKSKRKKRRELTEEQKQEVKEAFDLFDTDKDKAIDYHELKVAMRALGFDVKKADVLKILKDYDRHSTGKISFEDFSEVVTDWILDRDPREEMLKAFKLFDDDDSGKINLRNLRRVARELGENMSDEELRAMIDEFDKDGDGEINQEEFIAIMTGDI
- the cetn3 gene encoding centrin-3 isoform X2, which codes for MDKSKRKKRRELTEEQKQEVKEAFDLFDTDKDKAIDYHELKVAMRALGFDVKKADVLKILKDYDRHSTGKISFEDFSEVVTDWILDRDPREEMLKAFKLFDDDDSGKINLRNLRRVARELGENMSDEELRAMIDEFDKDGDGEINQEEFIAIMTGDI